A region of Massilia sp. WG5 DNA encodes the following proteins:
- a CDS encoding cbb3-type cytochrome c oxidase subunit I produces the protein MFHARKLVLAHFWVAFVAFFVAILLGEWQMYIRSPLHAWVNNPEHYYRSVTAHGTVMGYVLPTLVAMGFGYAITEITLKRPLIGLRWAWAGFWLVIVGTLMAAATTAAGKSSVLYTFYPPMIASPFYYLGIVLVVVGSWIWVALMSINLRAWKKANAGETVPLAMYGNVAGAYLWAWTSVGAASEILVLILPASLGLTDTINAGLARVLFSWTLHAIVYFWLVPAYIVFYTIFPKAIGGRLYSDTMGRIAFALFLVFSMPIGIHHLFADPQVGSGFKFVHAAMTAMVSIPTFLTVFTIVASAEVVGRLRGGTGPFGWVKSLPWSNPMMLAVTYAFIMLGFGGAGGLINMSYQLNETIHNTQWVTGHFHLIFAGAIVIMYFMAAYEMWPQLKNSAPLSAGLIRAQLTLWFVGMMVLTMPWHLVGLLGAPRRMAYYDYTNPALHPQAITVTMSTFGGLLLVISAALFIYVLATARTQSAPVAPYSFSKAVHPHTKTPASLNSLGLWVAMMIALTVVNYGYPIAQLAATPNASVPIIPIGER, from the coding sequence GTGTTCCACGCTAGAAAACTGGTCTTGGCCCACTTTTGGGTCGCGTTTGTGGCGTTTTTCGTCGCAATTCTCCTGGGCGAATGGCAGATGTACATTCGCAGCCCGTTGCATGCCTGGGTGAACAATCCGGAGCACTACTATCGGTCTGTGACGGCGCACGGTACCGTCATGGGCTACGTGCTCCCTACCCTCGTGGCGATGGGGTTCGGATACGCGATTACCGAGATTACGTTGAAGCGCCCTTTGATTGGACTGCGCTGGGCTTGGGCAGGGTTCTGGCTCGTCATCGTTGGGACTCTGATGGCCGCGGCAACCACCGCAGCTGGTAAGTCGTCAGTACTGTACACGTTCTATCCGCCGATGATAGCGAGCCCCTTCTATTACCTCGGCATTGTCCTGGTGGTGGTCGGTTCCTGGATTTGGGTTGCCCTGATGTCCATCAACCTGCGCGCCTGGAAGAAAGCAAACGCGGGTGAAACGGTTCCGCTCGCGATGTATGGCAACGTAGCCGGGGCCTATCTTTGGGCTTGGACGTCAGTCGGCGCTGCCAGCGAAATCCTGGTGCTCATCCTGCCGGCCTCGCTCGGGCTTACAGACACTATCAATGCTGGCTTGGCGCGAGTTCTGTTCTCCTGGACACTTCACGCCATCGTGTATTTCTGGCTGGTGCCCGCGTACATTGTGTTCTACACCATCTTCCCGAAAGCGATTGGTGGCCGGCTCTACAGCGATACGATGGGGCGCATCGCTTTTGCCCTGTTCCTCGTGTTCTCCATGCCTATCGGTATCCATCACCTTTTCGCCGACCCGCAGGTCGGGTCTGGTTTCAAATTCGTGCACGCGGCTATGACGGCCATGGTGTCGATTCCGACCTTCCTGACCGTGTTCACCATCGTAGCTTCTGCAGAGGTAGTTGGACGCTTGCGCGGAGGTACCGGCCCGTTTGGCTGGGTCAAGTCCCTGCCCTGGTCAAACCCGATGATGCTCGCAGTGACCTACGCGTTTATCATGCTCGGCTTCGGCGGCGCTGGCGGCCTCATTAACATGAGTTATCAGCTGAACGAAACCATCCACAACACGCAGTGGGTCACCGGACACTTCCACCTGATTTTCGCGGGTGCCATCGTCATCATGTACTTCATGGCAGCGTACGAGATGTGGCCCCAGCTGAAGAATTCGGCGCCATTGTCCGCAGGCCTCATCCGCGCCCAGCTGACACTCTGGTTTGTCGGCATGATGGTCCTCACAATGCCATGGCACCTCGTCGGCCTGCTCGGCGCCCCCCGGCGCATGGCGTATTATGACTATACGAACCCAGCGCTGCATCCCCAAGCCATCACGGTAACCATGTCCACATTCGGCGGCCTATTGTTGGTTATCTCTGCAGCCCTGTTTATCTACGTTCTTGCGACCGCACGCACGCAATCAGCGCCAGTCGCCCCATACTCGTTCAGCAAAGCCGTACACCCGCATACCAAAACGCCTGCTTCTTTGAACAGCTTGGGCCTGTGGGTCGCGATGATGATTGCACTGACGGTCGTGAACTACGGATACCCAATCGCACAATTGGCGGCAACGCCAAACGCGTCAGTGCCTATCATTCCGATTGGAGAGCGGTGA
- a CDS encoding NRAMP family divalent metal transporter, with translation MQSAPVQEPVSSTNIEKSWAKKLGPGLITGAADDDPSGIATYSQAGAQFGFGMLWTVLFTYPLMVGIQIVSARIGRVTGHGLATNIRRHYPAPLLYLIVGLLLVANIINIAADVAAMGDAVKLVLGGPAHLYAIGFGVVSVLLQVFIPYTRYVRVLKWLTLALLAYVGTVFVVHVPWAQSLTKILVFPALPWKPEYITTVVAVFGTTISPYLFFWQASQEVEDLRADPEAHALKHAPTEVRAGFRRIKVDTYIGMGFSNLVAFFIMLTTAVTLNTHGISDIQSSSQAALALRPIAGNFAFLLFALGIIGTGLLAIPVLAGSAAYAIAGTFNWKNSLEHKPAIAPRFYAIIVVATLIGVALVFAPFDPIKALYWSAVINGVISVPIMAVMMLMAARTDIMGNLVVHRRLKVLGWLSTVIMASAVIAMFVTG, from the coding sequence ATGCAAAGCGCACCGGTTCAAGAGCCCGTCTCCTCAACAAATATCGAAAAATCTTGGGCGAAAAAGCTTGGGCCTGGGCTAATAACGGGCGCAGCTGATGATGACCCAAGTGGAATCGCCACGTATTCTCAGGCCGGGGCCCAGTTTGGCTTCGGGATGCTTTGGACAGTGCTTTTCACGTACCCCTTGATGGTTGGCATCCAAATCGTGAGTGCCAGAATCGGACGCGTTACAGGGCATGGACTGGCCACGAACATCCGGCGCCACTACCCTGCGCCACTGCTCTACCTGATTGTCGGCTTACTGTTAGTCGCAAATATCATTAATATTGCGGCTGACGTTGCGGCAATGGGCGATGCAGTTAAGCTCGTATTGGGCGGACCCGCGCACCTGTATGCGATAGGATTCGGTGTGGTCTCGGTACTGCTACAGGTGTTCATCCCATACACTCGTTACGTGCGGGTTCTGAAATGGCTTACGCTCGCGTTGCTCGCGTATGTCGGAACTGTGTTCGTTGTTCATGTTCCGTGGGCGCAGTCCTTGACAAAGATTTTAGTATTCCCGGCACTTCCGTGGAAGCCTGAGTACATCACTACCGTGGTTGCCGTCTTCGGCACGACAATAAGCCCTTATTTGTTTTTTTGGCAGGCTTCGCAAGAAGTGGAAGACCTACGTGCCGACCCCGAGGCGCACGCCCTTAAACATGCGCCTACAGAAGTACGCGCAGGCTTCAGACGCATTAAGGTTGACACCTACATCGGCATGGGATTTTCGAACTTGGTAGCGTTTTTCATTATGCTGACTACGGCCGTGACGTTGAACACGCATGGGATTTCGGATATACAGTCCTCGTCTCAGGCTGCGTTAGCATTACGCCCTATCGCAGGAAATTTCGCCTTTTTACTTTTTGCTCTTGGAATCATTGGCACCGGATTACTCGCGATACCTGTTTTGGCCGGCTCTGCCGCATATGCCATCGCGGGTACGTTCAATTGGAAAAACAGCCTGGAGCACAAGCCAGCAATAGCACCGCGATTTTACGCCATCATTGTCGTGGCAACGCTCATAGGCGTTGCTCTCGTCTTTGCCCCATTTGACCCGATTAAGGCACTGTACTGGAGCGCGGTCATAAACGGTGTCATCTCCGTACCGATTATGGCAGTGATGATGTTGATGGCAGCCCGGACGGACATTATGGGTAACTTAGTGGTGCACCGTCGCCTCAAAGTACTCGGCTGGCTCAGCACCGTAATAATGGCGAGCGCGGTCATTGCAATGTTTGTTACGGGATAG
- a CDS encoding DUF1971 domain-containing protein, giving the protein MPSSVAFYKSTPVFSETSVPAALQRDHTTAAGVWAKIMVLEGSLEYHITEPAPEQRLLSAGDEGIIEPQMKHFVEVSGPVRFRVDFYR; this is encoded by the coding sequence ATGCCCTCATCCGTTGCTTTTTATAAAAGTACTCCTGTCTTTAGCGAAACAAGCGTTCCGGCAGCGCTTCAGCGTGACCACACTACGGCTGCAGGGGTCTGGGCGAAGATTATGGTTCTTGAAGGCTCACTTGAGTACCACATTACCGAGCCTGCTCCCGAACAGCGTCTGCTGAGCGCTGGAGACGAGGGAATAATTGAACCCCAGATGAAACACTTTGTTGAGGTATCCGGCCCGGTAAGGTTCCGCGTCGACTTTTATCGGTGA
- a CDS encoding PAS domain S-box protein, producing MAGPVPCTTSPTSHHNEVVEQLSQLADESKALVENSLDIIALVDEFGNILRINSAAQEVLGYAPSDLMGMKYSALLHPNDRETVAEVDAGLRVGADIVRELETRWIRADGETIFLSLSVRWSEQKRVMYVTARDITEKIKVQQELQKSKDQLNVMLESVGDAFFAVDYQWTVTYANRKAAALVNTMPEEAIGRNLLEVAPSLQHSPALANYQRAMSTGKPEFFEVFWEPTSSWFDARAYPSEDGLSVYFYDITPWREAEKALRKNEQRFKGLFDQAGDAIIITDVHTKIVDANRRACEGLGYSHEELLQLSTVDIDADFRSYNDVVSTLQTDQTQLIRGLKRRKDGSTFSAEVQISRFEEDENVFFQAIVRDVTEREEAQRRSQESEQRLRDIIEMTPASYVLSDGTGQITDVNPALCTASGYARDELIGRHLAQLFAFCPWHGVAFERNGPVSAHGMEVVIKNKAGDDIHVLFNGSIKRDAEGYAQSLTGFMTDITARKQVEQRLEKLATRDTLTDLPNRAFLDERLQQLLEVSPPGASVAVLFIDLDRFKEVNDSLGHNAGDVLIREVSCRLRNVLRPSDIVARLGGDEFVVVAHCSQGRASAASIGQKLLGTLSKPLDIGGQEIFASASIGISMFPQDGNTKELLFQTADIAMYQAKGAGGSACRFFEPQMSVVAKKKMSLELSMRGAIERKEFEVYFQPRVHLASMSVVGMEALLRWNHPELGLVSPAEFIPVAEERGHINELGRWVLQEACAYTSSMREKFAYPLCVSVNVSARQLRSSEFVDQVADVLERSGLPPSLLELEITESSLIEDIEGSATVLRELKNLGLKLAVDDFGTGYSSLAYLRRFPIDVLKLDRSFVMQSQDGMTSFDFIKAFVDMAHALKLSVVAEGIETSDALDFLRSAACNEVQGYFIARPMPLAAFTEYLSSLEGAGCVRKN from the coding sequence ATGGCGGGCCCTGTCCCGTGCACGACTTCTCCGACGTCTCACCACAATGAGGTTGTAGAGCAGCTATCTCAACTCGCGGACGAGAGTAAAGCCCTCGTCGAAAACTCCCTTGATATTATTGCATTGGTCGACGAGTTCGGAAATATCTTACGAATCAACTCAGCTGCCCAAGAAGTGCTTGGATACGCACCAAGTGATTTGATGGGCATGAAGTATTCGGCGTTGCTACATCCGAATGACCGAGAAACTGTCGCAGAAGTGGATGCTGGGTTGCGCGTCGGAGCCGATATTGTGCGCGAACTGGAGACTCGCTGGATACGGGCTGATGGCGAAACTATTTTCTTGTCGCTTTCCGTTCGATGGTCAGAACAAAAGCGCGTTATGTACGTAACTGCACGGGACATCACCGAGAAAATTAAAGTGCAGCAGGAGCTGCAGAAGTCGAAAGACCAGTTAAACGTAATGTTGGAAAGCGTCGGGGACGCGTTTTTTGCTGTCGATTATCAATGGACTGTTACCTACGCTAATCGAAAGGCAGCGGCATTGGTCAATACTATGCCCGAAGAAGCTATTGGACGAAATCTCCTAGAGGTTGCTCCCAGTCTTCAGCATTCTCCGGCGCTTGCCAATTACCAGCGCGCTATGTCAACTGGGAAGCCCGAATTTTTTGAGGTTTTCTGGGAGCCGACTTCATCCTGGTTCGACGCCCGCGCTTATCCGAGCGAAGACGGGCTTTCGGTGTATTTTTACGACATCACACCTTGGCGAGAAGCAGAAAAGGCGTTGCGAAAAAATGAGCAAAGGTTTAAAGGTCTGTTCGACCAAGCTGGCGATGCCATCATTATTACCGATGTCCACACAAAAATCGTGGACGCAAATCGTCGTGCCTGCGAGGGATTGGGGTACTCGCATGAAGAACTACTCCAGTTAAGTACCGTAGACATTGACGCCGACTTCCGCTCTTACAACGATGTAGTTAGCACGCTTCAAACTGACCAAACGCAGCTCATCCGTGGTCTTAAGCGTCGCAAAGACGGAAGCACGTTTTCGGCCGAGGTGCAAATCTCACGGTTCGAAGAGGACGAGAATGTATTTTTTCAAGCTATCGTCCGCGATGTTACAGAACGCGAAGAGGCGCAGCGGCGAAGCCAGGAAAGTGAACAACGCCTGCGGGACATCATTGAGATGACGCCCGCCAGCTATGTCCTCTCCGATGGCACCGGCCAGATTACGGATGTGAACCCTGCACTTTGCACGGCTTCCGGCTATGCCAGGGATGAACTTATAGGACGGCACTTGGCACAGCTTTTCGCCTTTTGTCCTTGGCACGGTGTCGCGTTTGAGCGAAACGGACCAGTGTCCGCGCATGGCATGGAAGTAGTCATTAAAAACAAGGCTGGTGACGACATACATGTTCTGTTCAATGGCAGCATCAAACGTGACGCAGAAGGCTACGCGCAGTCCCTAACGGGCTTTATGACCGATATCACTGCGCGCAAGCAAGTAGAGCAGCGCTTGGAGAAACTTGCGACGCGCGACACTCTCACCGATTTGCCAAACCGAGCATTCCTTGATGAGCGGCTTCAACAGCTGCTCGAGGTTAGCCCGCCAGGTGCGAGCGTTGCTGTGCTATTTATTGACCTTGACCGTTTCAAGGAGGTCAACGACTCTTTGGGGCATAACGCTGGTGATGTACTGATACGCGAGGTTTCCTGCAGGCTGCGCAACGTGCTCCGTCCAAGCGACATAGTAGCGCGCCTTGGCGGCGATGAGTTTGTTGTGGTCGCGCACTGCTCGCAAGGAAGGGCGTCTGCGGCCAGCATCGGGCAGAAGCTCTTGGGGACTCTTTCCAAGCCTCTCGATATCGGCGGACAGGAAATCTTTGCTAGTGCGTCTATTGGCATCAGTATGTTTCCCCAAGACGGGAATACGAAGGAGCTGTTGTTCCAGACTGCGGATATCGCGATGTATCAAGCGAAGGGAGCTGGCGGAAGCGCATGCCGATTCTTCGAACCGCAGATGAGCGTCGTGGCCAAGAAGAAAATGTCACTTGAGCTTTCGATGCGCGGCGCTATCGAGCGTAAGGAGTTTGAGGTTTATTTTCAACCGCGAGTTCATCTGGCCAGCATGTCCGTGGTTGGTATGGAGGCGTTGCTACGCTGGAATCACCCCGAACTAGGCTTGGTGTCTCCGGCAGAGTTCATACCGGTCGCCGAAGAAAGAGGTCATATCAACGAACTCGGGCGCTGGGTTCTTCAGGAAGCATGTGCCTACACAAGTTCGATGCGAGAAAAATTTGCGTACCCCTTGTGTGTCTCCGTCAACGTCTCAGCGCGCCAGCTGAGGTCTAGTGAATTTGTTGACCAAGTGGCCGATGTATTGGAACGTAGCGGTCTTCCACCCAGTCTTCTTGAACTAGAAATCACCGAGAGCTCGTTGATTGAGGACATCGAAGGCTCGGCTACCGTTCTGCGGGAGTTGAAAAATCTGGGACTTAAGCTGGCGGTGGATGACTTCGGAACTGGCTACTCGAGTTTGGCATACCTGCGCCGCTTCCCCATTGATGTCCTTAAACTCGACCGCTCGTTTGTTATGCAAAGCCAAGACGGTATGACAAGCTTTGACTTCATCAAGGCGTTCGTTGATATGGCCCATGCGCTTAAGCTCTCCGTCGTGGCGGAAGGCATCGAGACCTCTGATGCATTGGACTTCTTGCGTAGTGCTGCTTGCAACGAAGTGCAAGGTTACTTCATTGCACGGCCAATGCCTCTCGCTGCCTTCACGGAATATCTCAGCAGCCTGGAGGGCGCCGGGTGTGTTCGGAAAAATTGA
- a CDS encoding cytochrome c oxidase subunit II has translation MTSPIQPGSSADNHQISEDVANAAERRWAIIVILIILSLLAMMIFTGLHWAAMPPSRVESVDVRTLHIKGEFVESNLGTTVEKDGRVVVRLIAQQYSFSPQCIVVPAGTQVTFRGTSTDAIHGFVIGRTNANTMLVPGFVSTFTTSFPKTGEQLMPCHEYCGIGHEAMWAHVQVISPEEFFAKAKASERLNCVPR, from the coding sequence ATGACGTCACCAATTCAGCCAGGAAGCTCCGCTGATAATCATCAGATTTCTGAGGATGTCGCGAATGCCGCGGAGCGTAGGTGGGCAATCATCGTCATTCTCATCATTTTGTCGCTGTTGGCGATGATGATATTCACCGGGCTCCACTGGGCAGCAATGCCGCCCTCACGAGTAGAGAGCGTCGACGTCCGAACCCTGCACATCAAGGGGGAATTTGTTGAAAGCAATCTCGGCACGACTGTCGAAAAAGATGGCCGTGTTGTCGTGCGCCTGATAGCGCAACAGTACTCGTTCTCGCCCCAGTGTATCGTCGTTCCCGCCGGGACACAGGTTACGTTCCGAGGCACGAGCACCGACGCAATTCACGGGTTTGTTATCGGCCGCACGAATGCGAACACGATGCTAGTGCCTGGGTTCGTTTCGACGTTCACGACAAGCTTCCCAAAAACTGGCGAACAGCTGATGCCCTGCCATGAGTACTGCGGAATCGGCCACGAAGCGATGTGGGCGCATGTCCAGGTCATCTCCCCAGAAGAATTCTTCGCTAAAGCTAAAGCGTCCGAAAGGCTGAACTGTGTTCCACGCTAG
- a CDS encoding c-type cytochrome — protein sequence MRETGKDVSTNRLARMSILGLIVLTLVSVAIAFIWLPSAQKDYRTVGIWDSICRAAGVPSSWGRSGSSGPAPVVATNVVLSPEMAKTASSESVGRGATLALNCTMCHGAQGLSRSNAPNLAGQYPEVIEKQLMDYKSGKRASSIMAALSQNLSEQNIRDLGAYYASLPKARTAPTTYDESLPALVRVGDPMRNIVPCISCHGGVDQKLGAPWLEGMPKDYLVQELTLFKDGERRNDSELQMRNIAHAMTPAEIDAVATFYARKALPARE from the coding sequence ATGCGCGAAACCGGCAAGGATGTCTCGACAAATCGTCTGGCACGGATGAGTATTCTCGGCCTCATCGTGTTGACACTGGTTTCTGTTGCGATTGCGTTTATCTGGCTACCGTCTGCGCAGAAGGATTACAGGACGGTGGGGATTTGGGACAGCATATGTCGTGCTGCGGGCGTTCCGAGTTCCTGGGGGCGCTCGGGCAGCAGCGGTCCCGCTCCGGTTGTGGCCACAAACGTTGTGTTGTCGCCCGAGATGGCGAAAACGGCGTCGTCCGAGTCCGTCGGCCGCGGCGCCACCCTGGCCCTAAACTGCACAATGTGTCACGGTGCTCAAGGCCTCAGCAGGTCGAACGCTCCGAATCTCGCGGGCCAGTACCCCGAGGTTATCGAAAAGCAATTAATGGACTACAAGAGCGGGAAGCGGGCAAGCTCGATTATGGCGGCGCTATCGCAAAACCTGTCTGAACAGAACATCAGGGACCTCGGCGCATATTACGCCAGCCTTCCGAAGGCCCGTACTGCTCCTACGACCTACGATGAGTCATTGCCCGCCCTCGTTCGAGTCGGTGACCCTATGCGAAACATCGTTCCATGCATTTCATGCCACGGCGGAGTTGACCAAAAACTCGGCGCGCCGTGGCTTGAAGGGATGCCGAAGGACTACCTCGTTCAGGAACTCACGTTGTTCAAAGACGGTGAGCGTCGCAACGACAGCGAATTACAGATGCGCAACATCGCCCATGCGATGACTCCTGCGGAAATCGATGCGGTCGCGACGTTTTACGCACGTAAGGCGCTGCCGGCTCGGGAATGA
- a CDS encoding c-type cytochrome, protein MISPSGRVTAILRRANALIVGLTLLLSGPLAYAQTVSTNPAAVPSFKKLDSIEARVQGCVTCHGQQGQGTGNGYFPRIAGKPAGYLYNQLVAFRDGTRSYPPMNYLVAYLPDSYLKEIAAHFAAQRPAFSPRSTVPVDPAVTARGQTLATAGDAAKGVPACIACHGAQLTGMQPGIPGLAGLRPAYVVGQLTRWRVGERRAAEPDCMKRIASRLSDTDITAVAAWLSQQTPPKEASPEPSNLVRMPLACGSQR, encoded by the coding sequence ATGATTTCACCTTCGGGTAGGGTTACCGCGATTTTAAGACGGGCTAACGCGCTAATTGTCGGGCTTACGCTATTGCTAAGTGGCCCCTTGGCTTATGCACAGACAGTGTCAACGAATCCGGCCGCCGTCCCATCATTTAAGAAGCTGGACTCCATCGAAGCACGAGTCCAAGGTTGTGTCACCTGCCATGGCCAACAGGGCCAAGGTACAGGCAACGGGTATTTTCCTAGGATTGCCGGGAAACCGGCGGGTTACCTCTACAATCAGCTTGTCGCGTTCCGTGACGGGACAAGAAGCTACCCTCCGATGAATTACTTGGTTGCGTATCTGCCTGATTCCTATCTAAAGGAAATCGCTGCTCACTTTGCTGCGCAGCGTCCTGCCTTCAGCCCTCGGTCAACTGTGCCTGTGGACCCAGCAGTCACTGCTCGTGGCCAGACTCTCGCTACTGCAGGAGACGCAGCCAAGGGGGTTCCAGCTTGCATCGCCTGCCATGGTGCGCAGCTGACCGGTATGCAACCCGGAATTCCTGGTCTAGCCGGATTGCGTCCTGCATACGTTGTCGGCCAGCTGACAAGGTGGAGGGTCGGCGAACGGCGTGCCGCCGAGCCCGATTGCATGAAGAGGATTGCATCGCGTCTTTCGGATACAGATATTACGGCGGTCGCCGCTTGGCTGTCCCAGCAGACTCCTCCAAAGGAGGCTTCGCCTGAGCCGTCAAACTTGGTTCGGATGCCTCTCGCGTGCGGTAGCCAACGGTAA
- the mscL gene encoding large conductance mechanosensitive channel protein MscL has product MGMLTEFKEFATKGNVMDLAVGVIIGAAFSKIVDSLVQDIIMPIVGKIFGGLDFGSYYLPLNGQAWGLPLTEAKKAGAVLAYGNFLTVLLNFIILAFIIFQMVRMVNRLRKPAPVVVATTEDVILLREIRDALRR; this is encoded by the coding sequence ATGGGCATGCTGACTGAATTTAAAGAGTTTGCTACCAAGGGGAATGTGATGGACCTTGCGGTTGGGGTCATCATTGGGGCGGCATTCAGTAAAATCGTCGATTCGCTCGTGCAAGACATTATTATGCCTATCGTCGGCAAGATTTTTGGCGGCCTCGACTTCGGAAGTTATTATCTTCCGTTAAACGGTCAGGCATGGGGACTGCCTCTGACCGAAGCAAAAAAGGCAGGCGCAGTCTTGGCATATGGCAATTTTCTAACGGTTCTACTAAATTTTATCATCCTCGCATTTATCATCTTCCAGATGGTCCGTATGGTAAATCGACTGCGTAAGCCCGCTCCAGTTGTTGTTGCTACTACGGAAGACGTCATCCTACTGCGCGAAATCCGAGACGCGTTACGGCGATAA
- a CDS encoding cytochrome c, producing MQTKTRIASAVVVLGLLAAGGLYFLHPGFLPKEKVASRAVGNDIISRGEYLARAGDCVACHTAANGPMFAGGRAMPTPFGNLYVPNITPDDDTGIGRWNAAEFYRMMHTGISRDGTLLYPAMPFASYTQVTRADSDAIFAYLMSVPPVKQKNREHELRFPYNNRELLLGWRTLYFKEGEYKADPSQSVEWNRGAYLVKGLGHCAMCHTAVNALGGSSESKAFEGGMIPNQNWYAPSLTSNREAGLGEWKEQDIADLLQVGTSHHGTTYGPMAEVVYNSLQYLTDEDAKAMAVYLKALPQRDSAPLPTSQARLVSPEVIEAGRKVYAGQCAVCHGAEGKGQGASYPPLAGNQSITMESPVNSIRMVLNGGYAPGTLKNPRPYGMPPFSHILNDDDVAAVVTYIRVAWGNNGTPVKPTQVNDLRKILPE from the coding sequence ATGCAGACAAAAACTCGAATCGCATCAGCAGTAGTAGTCCTGGGCCTCCTTGCAGCAGGAGGGCTGTATTTCCTTCACCCTGGATTCCTCCCTAAGGAAAAGGTCGCGTCGCGCGCCGTGGGCAACGACATCATCAGCCGAGGCGAATATCTCGCCCGTGCCGGCGACTGCGTTGCATGCCATACAGCCGCAAACGGCCCAATGTTCGCTGGCGGCAGGGCGATGCCAACACCGTTCGGGAATCTCTACGTGCCCAACATTACGCCCGACGACGACACCGGCATCGGCCGTTGGAACGCTGCGGAATTCTATCGAATGATGCATACAGGCATCTCCCGGGACGGTACGCTCCTGTATCCAGCAATGCCTTTTGCATCGTACACCCAAGTTACCCGAGCGGACTCCGACGCAATTTTTGCTTACCTCATGTCGGTTCCGCCCGTAAAGCAGAAGAACCGAGAGCATGAACTGCGGTTCCCGTACAACAATCGGGAGCTTCTCCTCGGTTGGCGGACCCTGTACTTTAAGGAAGGTGAGTACAAAGCAGACCCAAGCCAGTCCGTCGAGTGGAACCGTGGCGCGTATCTCGTTAAGGGGCTCGGTCATTGCGCCATGTGCCACACTGCTGTGAATGCGCTAGGAGGGTCGAGCGAATCGAAAGCCTTCGAAGGCGGCATGATTCCGAACCAGAACTGGTACGCGCCCTCTTTGACCTCCAACAGAGAAGCAGGCTTGGGCGAATGGAAAGAGCAAGACATCGCTGACTTACTCCAAGTGGGTACGTCTCATCACGGGACCACTTACGGACCGATGGCGGAGGTTGTCTATAACAGCTTGCAATATCTGACTGACGAGGACGCGAAAGCGATGGCTGTCTATTTGAAGGCCTTACCACAACGGGACAGCGCCCCGCTGCCGACCAGTCAGGCGAGGCTTGTCAGCCCCGAAGTCATCGAAGCCGGCCGAAAAGTCTATGCAGGCCAATGCGCTGTATGTCACGGGGCCGAAGGCAAAGGCCAAGGAGCTTCGTATCCGCCGCTGGCAGGGAATCAGTCGATTACGATGGAATCTCCTGTCAACTCTATACGCATGGTGTTGAACGGCGGCTACGCGCCGGGCACACTAAAGAATCCGCGCCCATATGGTATGCCGCCCTTTTCGCACATTTTGAATGACGACGACGTAGCCGCAGTGGTGACTTACATTCGTGTCGCCTGGGGCAATAACGGAACGCCAGTGAAACCAACTCAAGTGAACGATTTGCGGAAGATTTTACCGGAATAA